From a region of the Cucumis sativus cultivar 9930 chromosome 6, Cucumber_9930_V3, whole genome shotgun sequence genome:
- the LOC101208196 gene encoding patatin-like protein 3 — MAALTSFPQINDIDSAMAGFDVDKLTYEIFSILENKFLFGCDDSDQKLHVAPQPPLVDANAFKSGKHNSGKVRILSIDGGGSTDGVLAAKSLTYLEDFLRRKSGNPHACIADYFDVVAGSGAGGILAALLFTKGKDGYPLFTADGALNFLIKNRREIFRSSDGGILRRVFGSTKVEKLFRKTFGECTLKDTLKSVLIPCYDLSTRAPFLFSRADAHEMDGYDFKIRDICIATSAEPTVSGAVQMSSVDKRTKIAAVDGGIAMNNPTAAAITHVLNNKQEFPFCNTVEDLLVVSLGNGESDFSAVNLNSSPASFTRIAGEGASDVVDQAVSMAFGPHRATNYIRIQGNGIVGGLEKGKRGQKMNRINILEKADEMLTQKNIEAILFKGKKMIENTNLEKLEVFGGEVIKEEERRKSSILPTVLLKQAAFPSPRTSSASATTLSTISSC; from the exons ATGGCTGCTCTTACCTCATTTCCTCAGATTAACGATATCGATTCCGCCATGGCTGGCTTCGATGTTGATAAGCTTACTTATGAGATCTTCtctattttggaaaataagtTTCTATTTGGTTGCGATGATtcagatcagaagctacatGTCGCTCCTCAGCCTCCTCTTGTGGATGCCAATGCCTTTAAATCTGGAAAGCATAACTCAGGGAAGGTTAGGATTTTGAGTATTGATGGTGGAGGTTCTACCGATGGGGTCCTTGCTGCTAAGTCACTTACGTATCTTGAGGATTTTCTCCGTCGGAAGTCGGGAAACCCTCATGCCTGCATTGCAGATTATTTTGATGTGGTTGCTGGTTCGGGAGCGGGAGGCATTCTCGCGGCCTTGCTGTTTACTAAGGGGAAAGATGGTTATCCTCTGTTTACGGCGGATGGAGCTTTGAATTTTCTGATTAAGAACCGTCGGGAGATTTTCCGGTCATCGGATGGAGGAATCCTCAGACGAGTGTTCGGCTCGACGAAAGTGGAGAAGTTGTTTAGGAAGACGTTTGGAGAGTGCACGTTGAAGGACACGTTGAAATCGGTTTTGATTCCGTGCTACGATCTCTCCACACGAGCGCCATTCCTGTTTTCTCGTGCCGACGCTCACGAAATGGACGGTTACGATTTCAAGATTCGCGACATTTGTATTGCGACGTCTGCAGAACCGACAGTCTCCGGAGCTGTCCAAATGTCATCCGTCGACAAGCGAACGAAAATCGCAGCCGTCGACGGCGGCATAGCGATGAATAACCCGACGGCCGCTGCAATCACTCACGTGTTGAACAATAAACAAGAATTTCCGTTTTGCAACACCGTGGAAGATCTCCTCGTAGTATCTCTCGGAAACGGAGAGTCAGACTTCAGCGCCGTAAACCTAAATTCATCTCCTGCCTCATTCACAAGGATCGCCGGAGAGGGAGCTTCCGACGTG GTTGATCAAGCTGTTTCTATGGCATTTGGTCCGCACAGGGCAACCAATTATATTCGTATTCAG GGAAATGGGATTGTTGGGGGTTTGGAGAAGGGAAAAAGAGGGCAGAAGATGAATAGGATAAACATATTGGAAAAAGCAGACGAAATGCTAACACAGAAGAACATAGAAGCTATTTTATTCAAAGGAAAGAAGATGATTGAGAACAcaaatttagagaaacttGAGGTTTTTGGTGGAGAAGtaatcaaagaagaagagagaagaaaaagtagCATCCTCCCAACTGTATTATTGAAACAAGCTGCATTTCCATCCCCAAGAACATCCTCTGCTTCAGCCACAACACTCTCCACAATTTCTTCATGctaa